The Sphingomonas sanxanigenens DSM 19645 = NX02 genome includes a region encoding these proteins:
- a CDS encoding phospholipase A, with translation MIVRAAPLALAASAVLAPQAHAQGALEYVVQRAGNRDESRYILVDVRVLNAGAAAQEVRLPDKVAADLVSNGTYRKVWLQRGEKQAAVLTIPANGFAAALYRIDFQDVMDGAVLSIPSWSTQQILLTIGVDPEADRSAPAALAMAPSLTPPTSTQISPAPVTPSPADRTRGNAFIPNLSVYEPIYAVYGPGTNSDARIQISFKYQLFGSRARMDRSPSLIDGLYFAYTQRMFWDVAAKSSPFRNIDYQPELFYLSPALPVSEKATISGQIGLRHESNGRDGAASRSLNMLYVAPMAVFSLGEDRRLTIAPRLWLYLGDLSDNPDIRRYRGNSGLFIEAGEDDGLRVSASTRLNLGSGKGALTADLSYPFRRILGGGPDFYLFGQGFTGYGENLLDYNKHVTRLRIGVALVR, from the coding sequence GTGATCGTTCGGGCCGCCCCTCTTGCCCTTGCGGCCAGCGCCGTACTGGCGCCGCAGGCGCACGCGCAAGGCGCTCTGGAATATGTCGTCCAGCGCGCCGGCAACCGCGATGAGAGCAGGTATATCCTTGTCGATGTGCGCGTTCTCAATGCCGGGGCAGCCGCGCAGGAGGTTCGCCTTCCCGACAAGGTTGCGGCCGATCTGGTCAGCAACGGCACGTATCGAAAGGTCTGGCTGCAACGAGGCGAAAAACAGGCTGCGGTTCTGACGATCCCGGCCAATGGCTTCGCGGCGGCGCTCTACCGGATCGACTTTCAGGACGTCATGGACGGCGCGGTCTTGTCCATTCCCTCCTGGTCAACGCAGCAAATCCTGCTGACGATCGGCGTCGATCCTGAAGCCGACCGCTCTGCACCTGCCGCCCTGGCTATGGCGCCCTCGCTCACACCCCCGACCTCTACGCAGATATCGCCAGCCCCTGTCACACCATCGCCGGCAGACCGAACCCGGGGCAATGCTTTCATCCCCAATCTCTCGGTCTACGAACCGATCTATGCGGTCTATGGCCCCGGCACCAACAGCGACGCGCGCATCCAGATCAGTTTCAAATATCAGCTGTTCGGAAGTCGAGCGCGGATGGACCGCTCTCCCTCGCTGATCGACGGCCTCTACTTCGCCTATACCCAGCGCATGTTCTGGGACGTGGCGGCGAAATCCTCACCCTTCCGAAATATCGATTATCAACCCGAGCTCTTCTATCTCTCGCCTGCCCTGCCCGTGTCAGAAAAGGCCACGATCAGCGGCCAGATCGGCCTTCGCCATGAGTCCAATGGACGCGATGGCGCGGCCTCGCGCAGCCTCAACATGCTCTATGTGGCCCCGATGGCCGTCTTCTCGCTCGGCGAGGACCGAAGGCTGACGATCGCGCCGCGGCTGTGGCTCTATCTCGGAGACCTTTCGGACAATCCTGACATTCGCCGATATCGCGGCAATAGCGGGCTTTTCATTGAGGCCGGCGAGGATGATGGGCTGCGCGTCTCGGCTTCTACCCGTCTGAACTTGGGTAGCGGCAAGGGAGCTCTGACCGCCGATCTCTCCTACCCGTTCCGGCGTATCCTGGGCGGAGGCCCGGACTTCTATCTCTTCGGCCAGGGCTTCACCGGCTACGGCGAAAATCTGCTCGACTATAACAAGCACGTGACGCGCCTGCGGATCGGCGTGGCGCTTGTGCGATGA
- the fabI gene encoding enoyl-ACP reductase FabI gives MQKPLSKRCFTASHARRNGKKGAKPLDAFKGFRAIADGRGFAVHLDNGAMQSATEAREALAEPYRRETHDRNSTHDRNSQRQSVGGVCLMTPLVDLKGKRGLVIGIANEHSIAAGCAEAFARCGARLAATYLNDKAKDWVQPVVDQLGIEWTAPCDVRIPGELEALFAQVQERWGGLDFLLHSIAFAPKEDLHGRVVDSSAQGFSIAMDVSCHSFLRMAKLAEPLMATGGCLLCVTFYGSERVVEHYNLMGPVKAALESATRYVAAELGAKAIRAHAISPGPIATRAASGIDRFDELLDRAAAQVPAGKLVDVSDVGALAAFLVSDAAKGITGTVIPVDNGQHLFA, from the coding sequence TTGCAGAAACCATTGTCGAAACGTTGCTTCACGGCGAGCCATGCCCGCCGCAACGGTAAAAAAGGAGCAAAGCCGCTCGACGCCTTCAAAGGCTTCAGAGCGATTGCCGACGGACGCGGTTTCGCTGTGCATCTGGACAACGGCGCGATGCAGAGCGCCACGGAGGCACGCGAAGCGTTGGCAGAACCATATCGCCGAGAAACGCACGATCGCAATTCAACGCATGATCGCAATTCACAGAGACAATCTGTTGGAGGGGTTTGCTTGATGACACCGCTTGTGGATCTGAAAGGGAAGCGCGGCCTCGTTATCGGCATCGCAAACGAACATAGCATCGCGGCAGGGTGCGCGGAGGCATTTGCCCGATGCGGAGCCCGGCTTGCCGCTACCTATCTCAACGACAAGGCAAAGGACTGGGTCCAGCCTGTCGTCGACCAGCTCGGCATCGAATGGACTGCGCCGTGCGACGTACGCATCCCCGGCGAACTCGAGGCGCTTTTCGCCCAAGTGCAAGAACGCTGGGGCGGCCTCGATTTCCTGCTGCACTCGATCGCCTTCGCGCCGAAGGAGGATCTCCACGGTCGGGTGGTCGACAGCAGTGCGCAAGGCTTCTCGATCGCGATGGACGTGTCCTGCCACAGCTTCCTTCGCATGGCGAAGCTCGCCGAACCGCTGATGGCGACGGGCGGATGCCTGCTTTGCGTGACCTTCTATGGTTCGGAGCGGGTGGTCGAGCACTATAACCTGATGGGCCCCGTCAAGGCGGCGCTGGAAAGCGCGACGCGCTATGTCGCCGCGGAACTGGGCGCCAAAGCCATCCGGGCACATGCCATTTCACCGGGGCCGATCGCCACCCGCGCCGCGAGCGGGATCGACCGGTTCGACGAACTGCTCGATCGGGCTGCCGCGCAGGTTCCCGCAGGAAAATTGGTTGACGTCAGCGACGTCGGCGCGCTGGCCGCCTTCCTCGTCAGCGATGCCGCGAAGGGGATCACCGGCACGGTCATTCCGGTCGATAACGGACAGCATCTTTTCGCGTGA
- a CDS encoding TetR/AcrR family transcriptional regulator has product MSSEVIFPPATPPRGRRPKDMAGGRQELLAAAICAFSHDGFERADLRGIASAAGVSQNLIRVHFGNKAQLWNACLDTITKSAAGIISEISKIASDESRSVHDRLCDVLPRIVYFYSDHPYVRDFVVRHAADRSERSTLVTEQLIYPAYESCRALYEDGIAQGIIRASHPALFFALLSAAANQPASFPTVLQSLAPEIPADAARILIAETIVETLLHGEPCPPQR; this is encoded by the coding sequence ATGTCGAGTGAAGTCATCTTTCCTCCTGCCACTCCGCCCCGTGGGCGTAGGCCCAAGGATATGGCAGGAGGCAGGCAAGAGTTGTTGGCTGCCGCCATTTGTGCATTTTCGCATGACGGGTTTGAGCGCGCGGATCTGAGAGGAATCGCGTCGGCGGCCGGTGTCAGCCAGAACCTGATTCGCGTGCATTTTGGAAACAAGGCTCAGCTCTGGAATGCGTGCCTTGACACAATAACGAAAAGTGCGGCCGGGATAATTTCCGAGATCTCGAAAATTGCCTCCGACGAAAGCCGTTCGGTTCACGACCGCCTTTGCGACGTACTTCCTCGCATAGTCTATTTTTACTCCGATCACCCCTACGTCAGGGACTTTGTCGTTCGGCACGCTGCAGACAGGTCTGAACGATCAACGTTGGTCACGGAGCAACTCATTTATCCCGCCTATGAAAGCTGCCGTGCCCTTTACGAGGACGGGATCGCTCAAGGCATTATCCGGGCGAGTCACCCAGCACTTTTTTTCGCATTGCTAAGTGCCGCAGCCAATCAACCTGCAAGTTTTCCGACCGTCCTGCAATCTCTTGCCCCTGAAATACCTGCGGATGCCGCGCGGATCCTCATTGCAGAAACCATTGTCGAAACGTTGCTTCACGGCGAGCCATGCCCGCCGCAACGGTAA